A single genomic interval of Streptomyces sp. 1222.5 harbors:
- a CDS encoding RNA polymerase sigma factor SigF encodes MRDEERGTRELPAGDGGAPWPTGAETSGEGPQAGSRRMADGIDGIPDQARPHPEDTSAGAGRDGAVQGTPSRGRGGSASAGRAKAGPRGRATGGQMSEHERNAEDDAPGAEAVQAPHHDPQDRSGARAMFVELRKLNAGSAEYAELRNKLVRMHLPLVEHLARRFRNRGEPLDDLTQVATIGLIKSVDRFDPERGVEFSTYATPTVVGEIKRHFRDKGWAVRVPRRLQELRLALTTATAELSQLHGRSPTVHELAEKLAISEEEVLEGLESANAYSTLSLDVPDTDDESPAVADTLGAEDEALEGVEYRESLKPLLEDLPPREKRILLLRFFGNMTQSQIAQEVGISQMHVSRLLARTLAQLREKLLVEE; translated from the coding sequence GTGCGGGACGAAGAGCGCGGCACACGGGAGCTGCCGGCCGGGGACGGGGGTGCCCCCTGGCCGACCGGCGCCGAGACGTCCGGGGAAGGCCCGCAGGCCGGTTCCCGGCGCATGGCGGACGGCATCGACGGCATCCCCGACCAGGCCAGGCCCCACCCGGAGGACACCTCCGCGGGGGCCGGCCGTGACGGTGCCGTGCAGGGCACACCTTCACGGGGACGCGGCGGGTCCGCCTCCGCCGGCCGTGCGAAGGCGGGGCCTCGGGGAAGGGCAACGGGCGGGCAGATGAGCGAGCACGAGCGGAACGCCGAGGACGACGCGCCGGGCGCGGAGGCCGTGCAGGCCCCCCACCACGACCCGCAGGACCGCAGCGGGGCGCGCGCGATGTTCGTCGAGCTGCGCAAGCTGAACGCGGGCAGCGCGGAGTACGCGGAGCTGCGCAACAAGCTCGTCCGGATGCACCTGCCGCTCGTCGAGCACCTGGCGCGCCGCTTCCGCAACCGCGGCGAGCCGCTGGACGACCTGACCCAGGTCGCCACGATCGGCCTGATCAAGTCGGTCGACCGCTTCGACCCCGAGCGCGGCGTGGAGTTCTCCACGTACGCCACCCCGACCGTCGTCGGCGAGATCAAGCGGCACTTCCGCGACAAGGGCTGGGCGGTCCGCGTGCCGCGCCGGCTTCAGGAACTGCGGCTCGCGCTGACCACGGCCACCGCCGAGCTGTCCCAGCTGCACGGCCGCTCCCCGACGGTCCACGAGCTGGCCGAGAAGCTCGCCATCTCCGAGGAGGAGGTCCTGGAGGGACTGGAGTCCGCGAACGCGTACTCCACCCTGTCCCTGGACGTCCCCGACACCGACGACGAGTCCCCGGCGGTCGCGGACACCCTCGGCGCCGAGGACGAGGCGCTCGAGGGCGTGGAGTACCGCGAGTCCCTCAAGCCGCTGCTGGAGGATCTGCCGCCGCGGGAGAAGCGCATCCTGCTGCTGCGCTTCTTCGGCAACATGACGCAGTCGCAGATCGCGCAGGAGGTCGGCATCTCGCAGATGCACGTCTCCCGGCTGCTCGCCCGCACGCTGGCCCAGCTGCGGGAGAAGCTGCTCGTGGAGGAGTAG
- a CDS encoding anti-sigma regulatory factor: MSQIAGEPVTNQDFVEVRLPAAGAYLSVLRTATAGLAARLDFTLDEIEDLRIAVDEACAILLQQAVPGSVLSCVFRLVDDSLEVTVSAPTTDGHAPSRDTFAWTVLSALAGKVSSAVDEDKTVSISLYKQRGAGPGPA; the protein is encoded by the coding sequence GTGTCCCAGATCGCAGGCGAGCCCGTGACGAACCAGGACTTCGTGGAAGTCCGGCTTCCGGCTGCGGGTGCCTACCTGTCGGTGCTGCGGACGGCCACGGCCGGTCTGGCGGCCCGCTTGGACTTCACCCTGGACGAGATCGAGGACCTGCGCATCGCCGTCGACGAGGCCTGCGCGATCCTGCTCCAGCAGGCCGTCCCCGGCTCCGTGCTCAGCTGTGTCTTCCGGCTCGTCGACGACTCGCTGGAGGTCACGGTGTCGGCGCCGACCACGGACGGCCACGCCCCCTCGCGGGACACCTTCGCCTGGACCGTGCTGTCGGCCCTCGCGGGCAAGGTCTCCTCCGCCGTCGACGAGGACAAGACCGTGTCGATCAGCCTCTACAAACAGCGCGGCGCGGGCCCCGGCCCGGCGTGA
- a CDS encoding N-acetylmuramoyl-L-alanine amidase, translated as MAPPMSASGFLDALRAEGVTVVEVGDWKHHNRNHKGPWGPVHGVMIHHTVTRGSAHTVEVCRKGHPALPGPLCHGVITKDGTVHLVGYGRANHAGLGDDEVLRAVIAEKGLPPDNEANTDGNRHFYGFECENLGDGEDPWPEAQLDAIERVSAALCRRHGWTERSVIGHREWQPGKVDPRGFAMTWLRERIRERLKD; from the coding sequence ATGGCCCCACCCATGTCCGCGAGCGGATTTCTGGACGCGCTCAGGGCGGAGGGCGTCACGGTCGTCGAGGTCGGCGACTGGAAACACCACAACCGCAACCACAAGGGCCCCTGGGGTCCCGTCCACGGCGTGATGATCCACCACACGGTGACCCGCGGAAGCGCGCACACGGTGGAGGTCTGCCGCAAGGGTCACCCGGCACTGCCGGGTCCGCTGTGCCACGGCGTGATCACCAAGGACGGCACGGTCCACCTGGTCGGCTACGGCCGCGCCAATCACGCCGGCCTCGGCGACGACGAGGTGCTGCGCGCGGTCATCGCCGAGAAGGGGCTGCCGCCGGACAACGAGGCGAACACGGACGGCAACCGGCACTTCTACGGCTTCGAGTGCGAGAACCTGGGCGACGGCGAGGACCCCTGGCCCGAGGCCCAGTTGGACGCGATCGAACGGGTCTCGGCCGCGCTGTGCCGCCGCCACGGCTGGACGGAGCGGTCCGTGATCGGCCACCGGGAATGGCAGCCGGGCAAGGTCGACCCGCGGGGCTTCGCGATGACATGGCTCCGGGAACGGATCAGAGAGCGCCTGAAGGACTGA
- a CDS encoding UBP-type zinc finger domain-containing protein, whose product MKQCTHAPALPHPEPEPQDKTCRECLRDGTHPVQLRLCLTCGHVACCDSSPGRHATEHHERSGHPVMRTFEPGEDWRWCFVDHVLV is encoded by the coding sequence ATGAAACAGTGCACGCACGCCCCCGCGCTGCCGCACCCGGAACCGGAGCCGCAGGACAAGACCTGCCGCGAGTGTCTGCGCGACGGCACGCATCCGGTACAGCTGCGGCTCTGCCTGACCTGCGGCCACGTCGCCTGCTGCGACTCCTCGCCGGGACGGCATGCGACGGAGCACCACGAGAGGTCCGGTCACCCGGTGATGCGGACCTTCGAGCCGGGCGAGGACTGGCGGTGGTGCTTCGTCGACCACGTCCTCGTCTGA
- a CDS encoding 1-aminocyclopropane-1-carboxylate deaminase/D-cysteine desulfhydrase — protein sequence MGGVTSPDVLAPRLPSPLHEVRDERFGRRGLRLLLKRDDLIHPELIGNKWRKLVPNVEAAGGRALVTFGGAWSNHLRATAAAGRLLGFPTVGVVRGHELADRPLNPSLTRCAADGMRLHFVDRSTYRHKSEPDTLAAILAAAGAREAYVVPEGGSNAEAVHGCRALGVELRGSAEVVAVACGTGGTLAGLAAGLAPGQRALGIPVLRGGFLEADVQALQERAFGARTGSWSVDDRFHCGGYARTTPELEAFAQDFEDRHGLPVERLYVAKMLYGLTTLAAEGAFARGTALAAVVTGRPSA from the coding sequence ATGGGGGGCGTGACCAGCCCCGATGTGCTCGCCCCCCGGCTTCCCTCGCCGCTTCACGAAGTGCGGGACGAGCGGTTCGGGCGGCGTGGGCTGCGGCTGCTGCTCAAGCGCGACGACCTGATCCACCCGGAGCTCATCGGCAACAAGTGGCGCAAACTCGTGCCGAACGTCGAGGCGGCCGGCGGGCGGGCCCTGGTCACCTTCGGCGGGGCCTGGTCCAACCATCTGCGGGCCACCGCCGCCGCGGGCCGCCTCCTCGGCTTCCCCACCGTCGGCGTGGTCCGCGGCCACGAGCTGGCCGACCGGCCGCTCAACCCGTCCCTGACCCGATGCGCGGCCGACGGCATGCGGCTGCATTTCGTCGACAGATCGACATACCGGCACAAGTCCGAGCCGGACACCCTGGCCGCGATCCTCGCGGCGGCCGGTGCGCGGGAGGCGTACGTCGTCCCCGAGGGCGGCAGCAACGCCGAGGCCGTACACGGCTGCCGGGCCCTCGGGGTGGAACTGCGCGGCTCGGCCGAGGTCGTGGCCGTGGCCTGCGGCACCGGCGGCACGCTCGCCGGTCTCGCCGCGGGACTCGCCCCCGGACAGCGCGCCCTCGGGATCCCGGTCCTGCGCGGCGGCTTCCTGGAGGCCGACGTCCAGGCCTTGCAGGAACGTGCCTTCGGCGCCCGTACCGGCTCCTGGTCGGTGGACGACCGCTTCCACTGCGGCGGTTACGCCCGCACGACCCCGGAACTCGAGGCGTTCGCACAGGACTTCGAAGACCGCCACGGACTGCCCGTGGAACGTCTCTATGTCGCCAAAATGCTGTACGGTCTCACGACCCTGGCCGCGGAGGGCGCGTTCGCGCGCGGTACGGCCCTCGCCGCGGTCGTCACGGGCCGCCCCTCCGCCTGA
- a CDS encoding family 2B encapsulin nanocompartment shell protein — protein MSVGEEVRTDQGKPQQSLGTAAARNLATTTKSVPQMQEISSRWLLRTLPWVDVQGGTYRVNRRLTYAVGDGRITFVKTGDQVEVIPAELGELPALRSYEDEEVLTELARRCRQRDFAPGEVIADFGNQTDEVYLLAHGRVEKVGTGPYGDDAVLGVLADGAYFGEQALVDPDAIWEFTARADTATTVLILSRQDFEQVAERSDSLRAHLEEVRAIPSQRTNKYGEKEVELAAGHAGEPDIPHTFVDYESRPREYELSIAQTVLRIHSRVADLYNQPMNQTEQQLRLTVEALKERQEHELVNNREFGLLNNCEYDQRIQPHDGVPSPDDLDELLSRRRGTKLLLAHPRAIAAIGRELNKRGLVPETVDMAGNRIPTWRGVPIYPCNKIPISEARTTSIIAMRTGEAEQGVIGLRQSGIPDEIEPSLSVRFMGINEQAIIKYLVTAYYSAAVLVPDALGVLENVEIGRWR, from the coding sequence ATGTCGGTAGGCGAAGAGGTCCGCACGGATCAGGGCAAGCCGCAGCAGTCCCTCGGGACGGCGGCCGCGCGGAACCTGGCCACCACCACCAAGTCCGTCCCGCAGATGCAGGAGATCAGCTCCCGCTGGCTGCTGCGCACGCTCCCCTGGGTGGACGTCCAGGGCGGCACGTACCGGGTGAACAGGCGCCTGACCTACGCCGTCGGCGACGGCCGCATCACCTTCGTGAAGACCGGGGACCAGGTCGAGGTCATCCCGGCCGAGCTCGGCGAGCTGCCGGCCCTGCGGTCGTACGAGGACGAGGAGGTGCTGACGGAGCTCGCCCGGCGCTGCCGCCAGCGCGACTTCGCCCCCGGCGAGGTGATCGCCGACTTCGGCAACCAGACCGACGAGGTGTATCTGCTCGCCCACGGCAGGGTGGAGAAGGTCGGCACCGGCCCGTACGGCGACGACGCCGTCCTCGGAGTCCTGGCCGACGGCGCCTACTTCGGCGAGCAGGCGCTGGTCGACCCGGACGCCATCTGGGAGTTCACCGCCCGCGCGGACACCGCGACCACCGTGCTGATCCTCAGCCGCCAGGACTTCGAGCAGGTGGCCGAGCGCTCCGACTCGCTGCGCGCGCACCTGGAGGAGGTCCGTGCGATCCCCTCGCAGCGCACCAACAAGTACGGCGAGAAGGAGGTCGAGCTGGCGGCCGGCCACGCCGGCGAGCCAGACATCCCGCACACCTTCGTCGACTACGAGTCACGGCCCCGCGAGTACGAGCTGAGCATCGCCCAGACCGTGCTGCGCATCCACTCGCGCGTGGCGGACCTGTACAACCAGCCGATGAACCAGACCGAGCAGCAGTTGCGGCTCACGGTCGAGGCGCTCAAGGAGCGCCAGGAGCACGAACTCGTCAACAACCGGGAGTTCGGCCTCCTCAACAACTGCGAGTACGACCAGCGGATCCAGCCGCACGACGGCGTACCCAGCCCGGACGACCTGGACGAGCTGCTCAGCCGGCGCCGGGGCACCAAGCTGCTCCTGGCCCACCCGCGGGCGATCGCCGCGATCGGACGCGAGCTGAACAAGCGGGGCCTGGTCCCGGAGACCGTCGACATGGCCGGCAACCGCATCCCGACCTGGCGCGGTGTGCCGATCTACCCGTGCAACAAGATCCCGATCAGCGAGGCCCGGACGACCTCCATCATCGCCATGCGTACCGGCGAGGCGGAGCAGGGCGTCATCGGCCTGCGGCAGTCCGGCATCCCGGACGAGATCGAGCCGAGCCTGTCCGTCCGGTTCATGGGCATCAACGAGCAGGCCATCATCAAGTACCTGGTGACGGCCTACTACTCGGCCGCCGTGCTGGTGCCCGATGCGCTCGGTGTGCTGGAGAACGTCGAGATCGGCCGGTGGAGGTGA
- a CDS encoding diacylglycerol kinase family protein, whose translation MRALLVVNPAATTTSARRRDVLIHALASEMKLEAVTTEYRGHARDLGRQAAESDDIDMVVALGGDGTVNEVVNGLLHAGPAPDRLPGLAVVPGGSTNVFARALGLPNDPVEATGALLDALRENRERIVGLGLTSGTPGTEDEAVPDRWFTFNAGLGFDAGVVGRVEQQRERGKKSTHALYVRQVVRQFLGEPHRRHGTITLDQPGADPIEDLVVAIVSNTSPWTFLGNRAMYTSPKASFDTGIDVLGLSRLSTAAVARYGTQLLTSSPERGPHGKHAVSLHDLDRFTLHSKAPLPLQMDGDHLGLRTSVTFTGVRRALRVIV comes from the coding sequence ATGCGTGCACTTCTCGTGGTCAATCCGGCGGCAACCACCACAAGCGCACGCAGGCGTGATGTCCTGATCCACGCGCTGGCCAGTGAGATGAAGCTGGAGGCGGTCACCACCGAGTACCGCGGCCACGCCCGGGACCTCGGACGGCAGGCGGCGGAGAGCGACGACATCGACATGGTCGTGGCCCTCGGCGGCGACGGCACGGTGAACGAAGTGGTCAACGGCCTGCTGCACGCCGGCCCCGCCCCCGACCGGCTGCCCGGCCTCGCCGTCGTCCCCGGTGGTTCCACCAACGTCTTCGCCCGGGCCCTGGGCCTGCCCAACGATCCCGTCGAGGCCACCGGCGCCCTGCTGGACGCCCTGCGCGAGAACCGGGAACGGATCGTCGGCCTGGGCCTGACCTCCGGCACGCCGGGTACCGAGGACGAGGCGGTCCCGGACCGCTGGTTCACCTTCAACGCGGGGCTCGGCTTCGACGCGGGCGTGGTGGGCCGGGTCGAGCAGCAGCGCGAGCGCGGCAAGAAGTCGACGCACGCGCTGTACGTACGTCAGGTGGTGCGGCAGTTCCTCGGCGAGCCGCACCGCCGACACGGCACGATCACGCTCGACCAGCCCGGTGCGGACCCGATCGAGGATCTGGTCGTCGCCATAGTCTCGAACACGTCCCCGTGGACGTTCCTCGGCAATCGAGCCATGTACACGTCACCGAAGGCCTCGTTCGACACGGGCATCGACGTACTCGGCCTCAGCCGTCTGTCGACGGCCGCCGTCGCCCGGTATGGCACCCAGTTGCTCACTTCGTCCCCCGAGCGGGGACCTCATGGCAAGCATGCGGTCTCACTGCACGATCTGGACCGCTTCACCTTGCATTCGAAGGCTCCCCTGCCCCTCCAGATGGACGGTGACCACCTGGGGCTGCGAACGAGCGTGACGTTCACAGGCGTACGCCGCGCACTGCGTGTGATTGTGTGA
- a CDS encoding Na+/H+ antiporter, producing MDVMPLLLLVAGSAAVAAAARRGPVPPPLLLVAAGLAVSYVPGVPDYTLDPDVVLPLLLPPLLYTSASDSSYLDLRAQLRPVALLSVGYVLFATFVVGWAAYLIIPDMPLTAALVLGAVVAPPDAVAATAIARRVGLPSRITTILQGESLLNDATAITAYKVALAAAVGEGATWAGGIGEFLLAAVGGVGVGLVLMAPLHWLRTHLSEPLLQNTLSLLIPFVAYGVAEQVHASGVLAVVVVALYLGHRAWEVDFATRLQEEAVWKMVAFILESAVFALIGLQLPVVLKGLGEYEGSTAAWYAVVLFVVVVAARFVWVYPAAFVPRMLSARIREREENPTWRGAMVTAWAGMRGVVSLAIAFSIPLTVDGGHPFPQHNLILFLTFTTVIGTLVVQGLTLPPLIRLLKFPGRDRQAETLAEANAQAQASRAAETRLDELLSDERNALPPPLADRLRQVLERRRNSVWERLGQTNPVTGESVDDTYRRLSREMISAEREVFVRLRDLRYIDDEMLRALLRRLDLEEAAAYREAG from the coding sequence ATGGATGTGATGCCGCTGCTGTTGCTGGTCGCGGGCAGCGCCGCAGTCGCCGCGGCGGCGCGCAGGGGGCCCGTGCCGCCGCCCCTGCTCCTGGTCGCGGCCGGGCTGGCGGTCTCCTACGTCCCGGGGGTCCCGGACTACACCCTCGACCCCGACGTGGTCCTCCCGCTGCTGCTGCCGCCGCTGCTCTACACCTCGGCCAGCGACAGCTCCTACCTCGACCTGCGCGCGCAGCTGAGACCGGTGGCGCTGCTGTCGGTGGGGTACGTCCTCTTCGCGACCTTCGTCGTCGGCTGGGCCGCCTATCTGATCATCCCCGACATGCCGCTGACCGCCGCTCTGGTGCTGGGCGCGGTCGTGGCGCCCCCGGACGCGGTGGCCGCCACCGCGATCGCGCGCCGGGTCGGGCTGCCCTCCCGCATCACCACCATCCTGCAGGGCGAGTCACTGCTGAACGACGCCACCGCGATCACCGCCTACAAGGTGGCCCTGGCCGCGGCCGTCGGCGAGGGCGCGACCTGGGCGGGCGGCATCGGCGAGTTCCTGCTCGCCGCGGTCGGCGGTGTCGGCGTCGGACTCGTCCTCATGGCGCCCCTGCACTGGCTGCGCACCCATCTGTCGGAACCCCTCCTGCAGAACACCCTCTCCCTGCTGATCCCGTTCGTCGCCTACGGGGTCGCCGAGCAGGTGCACGCCTCCGGAGTCCTCGCGGTCGTGGTCGTCGCCCTCTACCTGGGCCACCGCGCGTGGGAGGTCGACTTCGCCACCCGGCTCCAGGAGGAGGCGGTGTGGAAGATGGTCGCGTTCATCCTGGAGTCGGCGGTCTTCGCCCTGATCGGCCTGCAGCTGCCGGTCGTCCTCAAGGGGCTCGGCGAGTACGAGGGCTCGACCGCCGCCTGGTACGCCGTCGTGCTCTTCGTGGTCGTCGTCGCGGCCCGGTTCGTGTGGGTGTACCCGGCGGCCTTCGTGCCCCGGATGCTGTCCGCGCGGATCCGCGAACGCGAGGAGAACCCCACCTGGCGTGGCGCGATGGTCACCGCGTGGGCCGGCATGCGGGGCGTGGTCTCCCTGGCCATCGCCTTCTCCATCCCGCTCACCGTGGACGGCGGCCACCCCTTCCCGCAGCACAACCTGATCCTCTTCCTGACCTTCACGACCGTCATCGGCACCCTGGTCGTGCAGGGCCTGACCCTGCCCCCGCTGATCCGGCTGCTGAAGTTCCCCGGCCGGGACCGGCAGGCCGAGACACTCGCCGAGGCCAACGCCCAGGCACAGGCGTCGCGGGCCGCCGAGACCCGTCTCGACGAACTCCTCTCCGACGAGCGCAACGCCCTGCCCCCACCGCTCGCCGACCGGCTGCGCCAGGTCCTGGAGCGCCGCCGCAACTCCGTCTGGGAGCGCCTCGGCCAGACCAACCCGGTCACCGGCGAGTCCGTGGACGACACCTACCGCCGGCTGTCCCGCGAGATGATCAGCGCGGAACGCGAGGTGTTCGTCCGGCTCCGCGACCTCCGCTACATCGACGACGAGATGCTGCGCGCACTCCTGCGCAGGCTCGACCTGGAGGAGGCGGCCGCGTACCGGGAGGCGGGCTAG